The following are encoded in a window of Sphaerisporangium siamense genomic DNA:
- the ligD gene encoding non-homologous end-joining DNA ligase: MASPFIELTVGDRIIKVTNPDKIYFPEIGATKRELVEYYLSVGDGALRALRDRPTYLKRHPDGVATEAIYQKRIPPKHPDWLQTVTIRFPSGRSADALRVTELAAIAYCANLATIDFHPWPTRADDVEHPDELRIDIDPQPGTGFDEARVTAFAVREVLDELGMRGFPKTSGTRGIHINVRIERRWSFTEVRQSAIALAREVERRRPDLATTAWWKEERGEKVFIDYNQNARDRTIASAYSVRARPHAPVSTPVTWEELADVDPRDFDIRTVPPRFARLGDVHGEIDDRAFTIEPLLEWYAKDERGDMPYPPNYPKMPGEPPRVQPSRARPQAEDAG, from the coding sequence ATGGCGTCGCCGTTCATCGAGCTCACCGTCGGGGACCGGATCATCAAGGTCACGAACCCGGACAAGATCTACTTCCCCGAGATCGGGGCGACCAAGCGCGAGCTGGTCGAGTACTACCTATCCGTGGGCGACGGCGCGCTGCGCGCGCTCAGAGACCGGCCCACCTACCTCAAGCGCCATCCGGACGGCGTCGCCACCGAGGCGATCTACCAGAAGCGCATCCCCCCGAAACACCCCGACTGGCTCCAGACCGTCACGATCCGCTTCCCGAGCGGCCGCTCGGCCGACGCCCTGCGGGTCACCGAGCTGGCCGCGATCGCCTACTGCGCCAACCTGGCCACGATCGACTTCCACCCCTGGCCCACCCGCGCCGACGACGTCGAGCATCCCGACGAGCTGCGCATCGACATCGACCCCCAGCCCGGCACCGGCTTCGACGAGGCGCGCGTCACCGCCTTCGCCGTCCGCGAGGTCCTCGACGAGCTCGGCATGCGCGGCTTCCCCAAGACCTCGGGCACCCGCGGCATCCACATCAACGTGCGCATCGAGCGCCGGTGGTCGTTCACCGAGGTCCGCCAGAGCGCCATCGCCCTGGCCCGCGAGGTCGAGCGCCGCCGCCCGGACCTCGCCACCACGGCCTGGTGGAAGGAGGAACGCGGCGAGAAGGTCTTCATCGACTACAACCAGAACGCCCGCGACCGCACCATCGCCAGCGCCTACTCCGTGCGCGCCCGCCCGCACGCCCCCGTCTCCACCCCGGTGACCTGGGAGGAACTGGCCGACGTCGACCCGCGCGACTTCGACATCCGCACGGTGCCGCCGCGCTTCGCCCGGCTCGGCGACGTCCACGGCGAGATCGACGACCGCGCCTTCACCATCGAGCCGCTGCTGGAGTGGTACGCCAAGGACGAGCGCGGCGACATGCCGTACCCGCCGAACTACCCCAAGATGCCCGGCGAGCCGCCGCGCGTCCAGCCCTCACGAGCCCGTCCCCAGGCGGAGGACGCCGGCTGA
- a CDS encoding DUF4349 domain-containing protein, giving the protein MSRLRCRTALPAAFVVAGLLLLSGCGGGDRGSIATNDQAPAGAPVPAAKAESADQSGGSGEAAQRRPAAGRTKAATGTGSGVEIAGPARTIVYTGEMTVRAKDVTAAAENAKQIVTAAGGRLDSEESSSSGRHGDATLVFKVPPDAYQRVVAQLGKDLGERRSLRQSTEDVTEQVADVESRLKSAQASLGQLRTLLGKAKTIGEVLSVEREISSREADLESLQARQKALAAQTAAATLTLRLIGPAAVVTEPEPEEQGFLSGLRDGWRAMVNSAKVALMVLGALLPWLVVLAVLWFAVALARRPYRRRAAASARGTERGVEPAGEDGPDGGTPPDGREKAPAGPA; this is encoded by the coding sequence ATGAGCAGATTACGGTGCCGCACGGCGCTGCCGGCGGCTTTCGTGGTGGCCGGCCTCCTGCTGCTGTCAGGCTGCGGCGGGGGCGACCGCGGCTCCATCGCCACCAACGACCAGGCCCCGGCCGGGGCGCCGGTGCCCGCGGCCAAGGCCGAGAGCGCCGACCAGAGCGGGGGCTCCGGAGAGGCCGCCCAGCGCAGGCCCGCGGCCGGGCGGACGAAGGCCGCCACCGGGACCGGCTCCGGCGTGGAGATCGCCGGGCCCGCGCGGACGATCGTCTACACGGGCGAGATGACGGTCCGGGCCAAGGACGTCACCGCGGCGGCCGAGAACGCCAAGCAGATCGTCACCGCGGCGGGCGGGCGCCTGGACAGCGAGGAGTCGTCCTCGTCCGGACGGCACGGGGACGCGACGCTGGTCTTCAAGGTCCCCCCGGACGCGTACCAGCGCGTCGTCGCCCAGCTGGGCAAGGACCTCGGCGAGCGCAGGTCGCTGCGCCAGTCCACCGAGGACGTGACCGAGCAGGTCGCCGACGTCGAGAGCCGGCTGAAGTCGGCTCAGGCGTCCCTGGGCCAGCTTCGCACGCTGCTGGGCAAGGCCAAGACCATCGGGGAGGTCCTGTCGGTCGAGCGCGAGATCTCCTCCCGCGAGGCCGACCTGGAGTCCCTGCAGGCCCGCCAGAAGGCCCTGGCCGCGCAGACGGCCGCCGCCACGCTGACGCTGCGCCTCATCGGGCCCGCCGCCGTGGTCACCGAGCCGGAGCCGGAGGAACAGGGCTTCCTGAGCGGACTGCGGGACGGCTGGCGGGCCATGGTGAACAGCGCGAAGGTGGCGCTGATGGTGCTGGGCGCGCTGCTCCCCTGGCTCGTCGTGCTGGCGGTGCTGTGGTTCGCGGTCGCGCTCGCGCGACGGCCGTACAGGCGGCGCGCGGCGGCGTCCGCGCGCGGGACGGAGCGCGGAGTCGAACCCGCCGGCGAGGACGGCCCCGACGGCGGCACTCCCCCTGACGGGCGTGAGAAGGCGCCCGCGGGTCCCGCCTGA
- the hemG gene encoding protoporphyrinogen oxidase, which translates to MEGTRRHVVVVGGGIAGLAAAWHLRQDGDDLAVTVLDGAPRIGGKLRVSEIAGIPVDEGAEAMLARRPEGRELARAAGLAGELVGPASVGAAVWSRGALRAMPKGQVMGVPADLGELARSGILSPAGLARVPADQILPATLITSDVSVAAYIRARMGGEVVDRLVEPLLGGVYAGRSESLSLDATMPHIAALARTERSLLKGARGIVGDAPKDAGPVFTTLKGGLGGLPEAVARASGAEIRTGVMVRELRRTAEGWRLVAGPTRAPETIEADAVVVAVPAPAASRLLAPDVPKAAAELSRVEYASMAIVTLAYPRAAFPEPPSGSGYLVPPVEGRPVKAVTFSTVKWPHLAEADPGVLVLRCSIGRLGEEFLLQRDDDELVALAMNEMAEIMGVRGLPLDTRVTRWGGALPQYEVGHLDRVARVRAAVAVQPGLAVCGAAYDGLGVPACVASARAAAASVLAYFADRHDDERHTPGRRSAPAPGPH; encoded by the coding sequence ATGGAAGGCACTCGGCGGCACGTCGTGGTCGTGGGCGGGGGAATCGCGGGGCTGGCGGCGGCGTGGCATCTGCGCCAGGACGGTGACGATCTCGCGGTCACCGTCCTCGACGGCGCCCCGCGGATCGGCGGCAAGCTCCGCGTCTCTGAGATCGCGGGCATCCCCGTCGACGAGGGGGCCGAGGCCATGCTCGCCCGCCGCCCCGAGGGCCGCGAGCTCGCCCGCGCCGCCGGGCTGGCCGGCGAACTGGTCGGCCCCGCGTCCGTCGGCGCCGCCGTCTGGAGCAGGGGCGCGCTGCGCGCCATGCCCAAGGGCCAGGTCATGGGCGTCCCCGCCGACCTCGGCGAGCTGGCCCGTTCGGGCATCCTCTCCCCGGCCGGGCTCGCCCGCGTCCCCGCCGACCAGATCCTCCCGGCCACCCTCATCACCTCCGACGTCTCCGTGGCCGCCTACATCCGGGCCCGCATGGGCGGCGAGGTCGTCGACCGCCTGGTCGAGCCGCTGCTCGGCGGCGTGTACGCGGGCCGCTCGGAGTCCCTCTCGCTGGACGCGACCATGCCGCACATCGCGGCCCTGGCCCGCACCGAGCGCTCCCTGCTGAAGGGCGCCCGCGGCATCGTCGGCGACGCCCCGAAGGACGCCGGGCCGGTCTTCACGACGCTCAAGGGCGGCCTCGGCGGCCTGCCCGAGGCCGTCGCCCGCGCCTCGGGCGCCGAGATCAGGACCGGCGTCATGGTGCGCGAGCTGCGGCGCACGGCCGAGGGCTGGCGCCTGGTGGCCGGCCCCACCAGGGCGCCCGAGACCATCGAGGCCGACGCCGTGGTGGTCGCGGTCCCGGCCCCCGCCGCGAGCCGGCTGCTCGCCCCCGACGTCCCCAAGGCCGCCGCCGAGCTCTCCCGCGTCGAGTACGCCAGCATGGCGATCGTCACCCTGGCCTACCCGCGCGCCGCGTTCCCCGAGCCGCCCTCCGGCAGCGGCTACCTGGTGCCGCCGGTCGAGGGCCGTCCGGTCAAGGCGGTCACGTTCAGCACGGTCAAGTGGCCTCATCTGGCCGAGGCCGATCCCGGCGTGCTGGTCCTGCGCTGCTCCATCGGCCGCCTCGGCGAGGAGTTCCTGCTCCAGCGCGACGACGACGAGCTGGTGGCCCTCGCGATGAACGAGATGGCCGAGATCATGGGCGTGCGCGGCCTTCCCCTGGACACCCGGGTCACCCGCTGGGGCGGCGCCCTGCCGCAGTACGAGGTCGGCCATCTGGACCGCGTGGCCCGCGTCCGGGCGGCGGTCGCGGTCCAGCCCGGCCTGGCCGTCTGCGGGGCCGCCTACGACGGTCTCGGCGTCCCCGCGTGCGTCGCCTCGGCCCGCGCCGCGGCGGCGAGCGTCCTGGCCTACTTCGCCGACCGCCACGACGACGAACGGCACACCCCGGGGCGGCGGAGCGCCCCCGCCCCCGGCCCCCACTGA
- the hemE gene encoding uroporphyrinogen decarboxylase yields the protein MNPETDESAFIRACRRLPVPHTPVWYMRQAGRSLPEYRAVRADVPMLTACATPDLIVEITMQPVRRYGVDAAIFFSDIVVPLKAIGVDLDIKPGVGPVIAAPIRDRDGLAALRPLEPGDVPYVTEAVQALAKELGPIPLIGFAGAPFTLASYLIEGGPSKNHDHTKAMMYGEPELWHALMERLTEITVAYLRVQADAGASALQLFDSWVGAVAPGDYREFVLPYTSRIFASLADLDVPRIHFGVGTGELLGLLAEAGPDVVGVDWRVPLQEAAGRVGPGKALQGNLDPAVLLAPWEVIERRARDVLAGGRAAEGHVFNLGHGVLPNTDPDRLARLTEFVHESTAR from the coding sequence GTGAATCCCGAGACCGACGAGTCAGCCTTCATCCGCGCCTGCCGGCGACTGCCCGTGCCTCACACCCCCGTCTGGTACATGCGGCAGGCGGGCAGGTCGCTTCCCGAATACCGCGCGGTCCGCGCCGACGTGCCGATGCTCACCGCGTGCGCGACGCCGGACCTGATCGTGGAGATCACGATGCAGCCCGTGCGCAGGTACGGCGTGGACGCGGCGATCTTCTTCAGCGACATCGTCGTGCCGCTCAAGGCCATCGGGGTCGACCTGGACATCAAGCCCGGCGTCGGCCCGGTCATCGCCGCGCCGATCCGCGACCGCGACGGGCTCGCCGCGCTGCGCCCCCTGGAGCCCGGTGACGTCCCCTACGTCACCGAGGCCGTCCAGGCGCTGGCCAAGGAGCTCGGGCCCATCCCCCTGATCGGCTTCGCGGGCGCGCCGTTCACGCTGGCGTCCTACCTCATCGAGGGCGGGCCGTCCAAGAACCACGACCACACCAAGGCCATGATGTACGGCGAGCCGGAGCTGTGGCACGCGCTCATGGAACGCCTCACCGAGATCACGGTGGCCTACCTGCGCGTGCAGGCCGACGCGGGCGCCTCGGCGCTCCAGCTCTTCGACTCCTGGGTCGGCGCGGTCGCGCCCGGCGACTACCGCGAGTTCGTCCTGCCCTACACCAGCCGCATCTTCGCGAGCCTCGCCGACCTCGACGTCCCGCGCATCCACTTCGGCGTCGGCACCGGCGAGCTGCTGGGGCTGCTCGCCGAGGCCGGTCCTGACGTCGTCGGCGTCGACTGGCGCGTGCCGCTCCAGGAGGCCGCGGGGCGCGTCGGGCCCGGCAAGGCGCTGCAGGGCAACCTCGACCCCGCCGTCCTGCTCGCCCCCTGGGAGGTCATCGAGCGCCGGGCCCGCGACGTCCTGGCCGGCGGGCGCGCGGCCGAGGGGCACGTGTTCAACCTCGGCCACGGCGTGCTGCCGAACACCGACCCCGACCGCCTTGCCCGCCTCACCGAGTTCGTCCACGAGTCCACCGCCCGCTGA
- the msrB gene encoding peptide-methionine (R)-S-oxide reductase MsrB: MEKVVKSDAEWRVQLSPEEFHVLREAGTERAFTGEYVDTKVEGVYSCRACGAELFRSDGKFESHCGWPSFFEPSKSEAVTLVEDRSHGMVRVEVRCARCDSHLGHVFHGEGYPTPTDDRYCINSISLRLEPAG, translated from the coding sequence ATGGAAAAGGTGGTCAAGAGCGACGCCGAGTGGCGCGTCCAGCTGTCCCCCGAAGAGTTCCACGTGCTGCGCGAGGCGGGCACCGAGCGCGCGTTCACGGGCGAGTACGTCGACACCAAGGTCGAGGGCGTCTACTCGTGCCGCGCCTGCGGCGCCGAGCTGTTCCGCTCGGACGGCAAGTTCGAGTCGCACTGCGGGTGGCCCTCGTTCTTCGAGCCGTCGAAGTCGGAGGCGGTGACCCTGGTCGAGGACCGCTCGCACGGCATGGTGCGCGTCGAGGTGCGCTGCGCCCGCTGCGACTCCCACCTCGGGCACGTCTTCCACGGCGAGGGGTACCCGACGCCCACCGACGACCGGTACTGCATCAACTCGATCTCCCTGCGCCTCGAACCGGCCGGCTGA
- the hemQ gene encoding hydrogen peroxide-dependent heme synthase — translation MTESSPRPKARDLNQVIRYTMWSVFRARDPLQGDRQQMAHEVEAVFTQAAEKDVVTRGAYEVAGFRADADYMFWWHASTPEDLQEVYGRFRRTAVGRAGEPVWSVMALHRPAEFNKSHIPAFLAEEEPRGYVCVYPFVRSLEWYLLEDSERRAMLAEHGKMARDYPDVRANTVSSFALNDFEWILAFEADELHRIVDLMRHLRGATARRHTRLEIPFYTGTRKPLEELLAALP, via the coding sequence GTGACGGAGAGCAGTCCGCGGCCGAAGGCCCGCGATCTCAACCAGGTCATCCGCTACACCATGTGGTCGGTCTTCCGGGCGCGCGATCCTCTGCAGGGCGACCGTCAGCAGATGGCGCACGAGGTCGAGGCCGTGTTCACGCAGGCCGCGGAGAAGGACGTCGTGACCCGGGGCGCGTACGAGGTGGCGGGCTTCCGTGCCGACGCCGACTACATGTTCTGGTGGCACGCCTCGACCCCGGAGGATCTTCAGGAGGTCTACGGCCGCTTCCGGCGCACCGCCGTCGGCCGCGCGGGCGAGCCTGTGTGGTCGGTCATGGCGCTGCACCGCCCGGCAGAGTTCAACAAGTCGCACATCCCGGCGTTCCTGGCCGAGGAGGAGCCGCGCGGCTACGTCTGCGTCTACCCGTTCGTGCGCTCCCTGGAGTGGTACCTCCTGGAGGACTCCGAGCGCCGGGCCATGCTCGCCGAGCACGGGAAGATGGCGCGCGACTACCCCGACGTACGGGCCAACACGGTGTCGTCGTTCGCGCTCAACGACTTCGAGTGGATCCTCGCCTTCGAGGCCGACGAGCTGCACCGCATCGTGGACCTGATGCGCCACCTGCGCGGGGCCACGGCCCGCAGGCACACCCGGCTGGAGATCCCCTTCTACACCGGCACGCGCAAGCCGCTGGAGGAATTGCTGGCCGCGCTGCCGTAG